One stretch of Anaerobacillus sp. CMMVII DNA includes these proteins:
- a CDS encoding NAD-dependent epimerase/dehydratase family protein, which produces MKKALILGGTMFFGKKLVKNLLAAGVDVTIATRGRTDDGFGEQVNRVTIDRGDRSSLEQLATQNWDVVYDQSCYSPQEALDISEVLANKVGRLVFTSTAAVYEGGKGLTEDQFDPYHFEIGELKTREHYKGVLGYQLAKRQAEAVYFQKANFPVAAVRLPFVVGEDDYSERLKFYVEKVKNAEEMYIPELNNVLDFITSDEAGQFLHWLGNSDFAGPINGGAKDEITFKEFIEMIEEIIGKKAVLTKNIEAATPYVLFTAFALSVEKAEELGYHFPEVREFLPKLISYYS; this is translated from the coding sequence ATGAAAAAAGCACTAATTTTAGGTGGAACAATGTTTTTTGGAAAAAAGCTAGTTAAAAACTTACTAGCAGCTGGAGTAGACGTCACAATTGCAACTCGTGGGAGAACGGATGACGGATTTGGAGAACAAGTAAATAGAGTTACGATTGATCGTGGTGACCGTAGTTCTTTAGAGCAATTGGCCACACAAAACTGGGACGTTGTCTATGACCAGAGCTGTTATTCTCCACAAGAAGCATTAGATATTAGTGAGGTATTGGCTAATAAAGTTGGCCGTCTTGTTTTTACCTCGACAGCAGCAGTGTATGAAGGTGGAAAAGGTTTAACGGAAGACCAATTCGACCCTTATCACTTTGAAATAGGGGAACTTAAAACGAGAGAGCATTATAAGGGAGTTTTAGGTTATCAACTTGCAAAACGACAAGCAGAGGCAGTGTATTTTCAAAAAGCAAATTTCCCTGTCGCTGCTGTTCGTCTACCATTTGTCGTTGGCGAAGATGATTATTCTGAACGATTAAAATTTTACGTCGAGAAAGTGAAAAATGCAGAAGAAATGTATATTCCTGAACTGAATAATGTGTTAGATTTCATCACCTCTGACGAAGCCGGCCAATTTTTACATTGGCTTGGTAATAGTGATTTTGCTGGACCAATTAATGGCGGCGCTAAAGATGAGATTACCTTTAAAGAATTTATTGAAATGATTGAAGAAATCATCGGCAAAAAAGCAGTCCTTACGAAAAATATAGAAGCCGCTACTCCTTACGTATTATTTACAGCATTTGCGTTAAGTGTTGAAAAAGCTGAAGAACTAGGCTACCATTTTCCTGAAGTTAGAGAATTTTTACCAAAGTTAATTAGCTACTACTCGTAA
- a CDS encoding spore coat protein — MNQEVFRSKGKKSNWSALDCKPHPLCPPKQEDETQAADQVNKTLQLSEEYIIIKDSCDVTVSTTDTKAAVSLQASLQAVIAIIISISIADSSKAEKITQELLQSSKIKQVTYQKTIIENSKDVDVTTTDTQVAVNIQILLQLLVALIARLDIL; from the coding sequence ATGAACCAAGAAGTTTTTCGTTCAAAGGGAAAAAAATCAAATTGGTCTGCATTAGATTGCAAACCTCACCCGTTATGTCCACCGAAACAAGAAGATGAGACTCAAGCTGCGGATCAAGTAAATAAAACATTACAATTATCAGAAGAGTATATTATCATCAAAGATTCCTGTGATGTTACAGTAAGTACAACAGATACAAAAGCTGCTGTTTCGTTACAAGCTTCTTTACAGGCGGTCATTGCGATCATCATCTCAATCTCGATTGCAGATAGCTCAAAAGCTGAAAAAATTACTCAGGAGTTGCTACAATCTTCAAAGATTAAACAAGTAACGTACCAAAAAACAATCATTGAAAATTCTAAAGATGTTGATGTAACAACAACTGATACTCAAGTTGCTGTTAACATTCAAATCTTGCTTCAATTATTGGTAGCGTTAATTGCTAGACTAGATATCCTTTAA
- a CDS encoding class I SAM-dependent rRNA methyltransferase, whose product MAKVILNRQRKKRLEEGHPWVYQSEVAKIKGEYEPGDIVEVYNHQNHLLGKGYINPQSQMIVRLLTYQDEEINEQFFIEKIRKAWQHRERFIPEVRSCRAVYGEADFLPGLVVDKYEDVLVVQIVSLGMEVRKDWILKGLLEVFNPKAVYLRNDVYVRELEGLEQEKGFWYGESPTEIEIEENGVKYVVDIEGGQKTGFFFDQRENRAAIKPLITPDATVLDCFTHTGSFMLNAYSYGAKHVTAVDISEHAIETAKRNAELNGFTENIDFVVANAFDYLRESVQQEKKWDVVIVDPPAFAKSRRTVDKAYSGYKDVNLNGLKLVKEGGYFVTASCSYHVHPDMFIQMVQDAAFDAQKILRKIHWSGAGIDHPTLLGADEGDYLKFAIYEVTSRK is encoded by the coding sequence GTGGCAAAAGTTATTTTAAACAGACAAAGAAAAAAACGCCTTGAGGAAGGTCATCCTTGGGTATATCAAAGTGAAGTAGCAAAAATTAAGGGAGAGTACGAGCCTGGTGATATCGTAGAAGTTTATAACCACCAAAATCACTTATTAGGAAAAGGCTATATCAATCCGCAATCGCAAATGATCGTCCGACTTTTAACATATCAAGATGAAGAAATTAACGAGCAATTTTTTATTGAAAAAATTCGCAAGGCGTGGCAGCATCGCGAACGCTTTATCCCTGAAGTACGTTCTTGTCGTGCTGTTTATGGTGAGGCTGATTTTTTACCTGGACTCGTTGTTGATAAATACGAGGATGTCCTTGTTGTTCAAATCGTTTCACTCGGAATGGAAGTTCGAAAAGATTGGATCTTAAAAGGACTTCTTGAAGTCTTCAATCCTAAAGCCGTTTATCTACGAAATGATGTTTATGTTCGTGAATTAGAAGGCTTAGAACAAGAAAAAGGATTTTGGTACGGGGAATCTCCTACTGAAATTGAAATCGAAGAAAATGGTGTAAAATATGTTGTTGATATTGAAGGTGGACAAAAAACAGGGTTTTTCTTTGATCAACGGGAAAATCGTGCTGCTATCAAACCATTAATTACACCTGATGCGACCGTACTAGACTGCTTTACGCATACAGGCTCATTTATGCTTAATGCCTATTCTTATGGAGCTAAACATGTGACTGCCGTCGATATTTCTGAACATGCCATTGAAACAGCCAAACGTAATGCCGAGTTAAATGGTTTTACTGAAAATATTGATTTTGTTGTTGCCAATGCCTTTGATTATTTACGTGAGTCAGTACAACAAGAGAAAAAGTGGGACGTTGTCATCGTTGACCCTCCTGCATTTGCAAAATCAAGACGTACCGTTGACAAAGCGTATAGTGGATATAAAGATGTAAACCTTAATGGCTTAAAGCTTGTAAAAGAAGGCGGCTATTTTGTCACAGCAAGTTGTTCTTATCACGTACATCCTGATATGTTTATCCAAATGGTTCAGGATGCAGCTTTTGATGCTCAGAAGATCTTACGGAAAATTCACTGGAGCGGCGCAGGCATTGATCACCCCACATTACTTGGTGCCGATGAAGGTGACTATTTAAAGTTTGCAATTTATGAGGTTACTTCGAGAAAATAA
- a CDS encoding ABC transporter ATP-binding protein: MITINNLNHSFFIGKKNEENEMNVLKNVSMTIKQGEVATIVGRSGSGKSTLLNIISGFLAPTSGNIKINDIDVTNFNEKKWAKFRLDHLGFVFQSFQLIPSLTTFENIELPLTLKGISPKERKQLVINMLEEVGLQNHGNHFPNELSGGQQQRVSIARALITNPSIILADEPTGSLDSETERDILRLIKKLNREKGITFFIITHDDHVASISSRTFQLHDGVLSENGGVLYEAK; this comes from the coding sequence GTGATAACAATAAATAATTTAAATCATTCTTTTTTCATTGGTAAGAAAAATGAAGAAAATGAAATGAATGTCTTAAAAAATGTTTCAATGACAATCAAACAAGGTGAGGTTGCTACGATTGTAGGAAGAAGTGGTTCAGGAAAATCAACTTTACTTAATATAATTTCAGGCTTTCTAGCGCCTACATCTGGAAACATAAAAATAAATGATATAGATGTTACGAATTTTAACGAAAAAAAATGGGCAAAGTTTCGCCTCGACCATTTAGGATTTGTCTTTCAAAGTTTTCAATTGATACCTAGTTTAACGACCTTTGAAAATATTGAGCTACCACTAACGCTTAAAGGAATATCACCTAAAGAAAGAAAGCAATTAGTCATTAATATGCTTGAAGAAGTTGGCTTGCAAAACCACGGTAACCATTTTCCGAATGAGTTATCTGGTGGACAGCAACAACGTGTAAGTATCGCCCGTGCCTTAATTACAAATCCTTCAATCATATTGGCTGATGAACCGACTGGTAGTTTAGACTCTGAGACTGAGAGGGATATTCTCCGGTTAATCAAAAAGTTAAACCGTGAGAAGGGCATTACGTTTTTTATTATTACTCATGATGATCATGTAGCATCTATTTCAAGTCGAACTTTCCAACTACATGACGGTGTACTAAGCGAAAACGGAGGCGTTTTATATGAGGCTAAATGA
- a CDS encoding ABC transporter permease, protein MRLNDQVKFIRRNMKKNKMRVFMTVLATTMGCAFLIVLASVGFGVHQSITKEMTDYQILTELRVHGKEVGGEFSGIKEDDIEKLKKLDQVSAVVSRVHVYGNLSAEVDGILTQTNTILTNMEEEMKANFELSEGRVPQSKNEIIVGSHFAKGLLTEEQIKQQQLFYEKGEGELPSGYTGDLLGKELTFTMTKEVEGNFTTEQLQFTIVGISKLPSRDWMEDRALYISNEYNQEILTNTTVMEEELEHRKRHPFDEVKVYAASLNEIEDLSKSLKDDGYHVYSISDELKGINLFFTALKAGLIFVGTITVIIASIGIFNTMTMAVTERTQDIGIMKAIGGCPSFIRKMFLLECAFIGILGSIIGVIISYVISWAANFIIPLILEAVTDSGPIDFTFSAIPPSLVLIAASISIGVAILSGLRPAVKATNINVLSALRREV, encoded by the coding sequence ATGAGGCTAAATGATCAAGTAAAATTTATCCGTAGAAATATGAAAAAAAATAAAATGCGTGTGTTTATGACAGTGTTAGCGACGACAATGGGCTGTGCTTTTTTAATCGTACTGGCTTCAGTAGGGTTTGGTGTTCATCAAAGTATTACGAAAGAAATGACCGACTATCAAATCTTAACTGAACTTCGTGTGCATGGAAAAGAAGTTGGCGGTGAATTTTCAGGGATAAAAGAAGACGACATTGAAAAGTTGAAAAAATTAGATCAAGTAAGTGCGGTTGTAAGTAGAGTGCACGTTTATGGGAATTTGAGCGCAGAAGTTGATGGAATATTAACTCAAACGAATACGATATTGACGAATATGGAAGAAGAAATGAAAGCTAATTTTGAACTCTCAGAAGGGCGAGTTCCACAATCGAAAAATGAAATTATCGTAGGCTCCCATTTTGCAAAAGGGTTGTTAACCGAAGAGCAAATCAAGCAACAACAACTTTTTTATGAAAAGGGTGAAGGTGAACTCCCTTCAGGCTACACTGGAGATCTTCTTGGGAAAGAACTAACATTTACGATGACGAAAGAGGTAGAAGGGAATTTCACAACTGAACAGCTTCAATTTACGATTGTAGGGATCTCCAAACTTCCATCAAGGGACTGGATGGAGGATAGAGCCTTGTATATAAGCAATGAATATAATCAAGAAATCCTTACGAATACTACTGTAATGGAGGAAGAGTTAGAGCATAGAAAACGCCATCCATTTGATGAAGTAAAGGTGTATGCTGCGAGTTTGAATGAAATTGAAGATTTGAGTAAATCGTTAAAGGATGACGGTTATCACGTTTACTCAATCTCTGATGAGTTAAAGGGGATTAATTTATTTTTTACTGCACTAAAGGCAGGACTAATTTTTGTAGGTACAATTACGGTAATCATCGCCTCGATAGGTATATTTAATACAATGACGATGGCAGTTACCGAACGTACACAAGACATTGGAATTATGAAAGCGATTGGAGGATGTCCTTCGTTTATTCGTAAAATGTTCTTATTGGAATGTGCGTTTATTGGGATCCTCGGTTCGATTATAGGTGTAATTATCTCTTATGTAATCAGTTGGGCTGCAAATTTCATAATTCCTCTTATACTAGAAGCTGTTACTGACAGCGGCCCGATTGATTTTACGTTTTCAGCTATTCCGCCTAGTCTTGTGTTAATAGCCGCCTCTATTAGTATTGGCGTAGCCATACTATCTGGGTTACGCCCTGCAGTTAAGGCAACGAATATCAATGTATTATCAGCATTGAGAAGAGAAGTATAG
- a CDS encoding U32 family peptidase produces MTKHSVELLAPVGNWECLRAAVANGADAIFFGVDKFNARVRAKNFQMDELPTIMAYLHKYNVKGYVTFNILVFEQELEEARILVNACIDAGVDALIVQDMGLVEMIREISPDFPIHGSTQMTVTSTEAVEFLKPFDIEVVVLGRENNLKQIKTISDKTKVPLEVFVHGALCVSYSGQCLTSEMWGGRSANRGECAQACRLPYDLIVDGERKEMGNIAYVLSPKDLAAIELVPELIEAGVSSLKIEGRMKSPEYVANVVSKYRKAVDEYISGRDYTPSKEDLRELEQSFSRGFTYGFLKGTNHKTLLDGTFPKSRGVLLGTVKKILKDAVVCDIQAPLKRGDGIVFDAGRPDLKEEGGRIYDLRKQGRKLEGEVQEGVIEIVPGRHDVNLTKVHVGDKIWKTSDQELERRLQKTFETELAFRAFPIKVRATGKAGQPLVTQWIDEEAGISVAVQSSINLEEAQKRPLTKDFLLEQFGRLGGTIYELADLQLQVSGDVIVPMKELNKMRRDAVEMLISKRLEPRKYTKNENVSVAKKRVAKGKVGTQLISLCRSLEQIEASCKTDVDYIYADFEFTKDYPQAVKVARHYGKPIALATPRVHMPGEQGILNQILRAEPDAILVRNLGSVQYYLEQNIDLPLIGDFSLNVANHKAAEMFLERGLERITPSYDLNIQQMVDLLGEGPAHEMEVVIHQHLPMYHTEHCVYCTFLSEGTDYTNCGRPCEEHRISLEDRVGFSHPVRVDVGCRNTVFNAIEQSGAEYLSHFQDLGVGHYRVEFLEEDAKKVTEVLSLYREALQGKRTGTSVWKSLKATNQLGVTRGQLVK; encoded by the coding sequence ATGACGAAACATTCAGTCGAATTGTTAGCACCAGTAGGTAACTGGGAGTGCCTTCGTGCTGCAGTAGCAAACGGGGCAGATGCAATTTTTTTCGGCGTCGATAAATTTAATGCGCGTGTACGTGCGAAAAACTTTCAAATGGATGAATTACCAACAATCATGGCCTATTTGCATAAATACAATGTAAAAGGCTACGTGACTTTTAATATATTAGTTTTCGAACAAGAATTAGAAGAGGCGCGTATCTTAGTTAATGCTTGTATTGATGCAGGTGTTGATGCCTTAATTGTTCAGGATATGGGATTAGTTGAAATGATCCGTGAAATTTCTCCTGACTTTCCAATTCATGGTTCTACACAAATGACGGTGACTTCTACAGAGGCAGTTGAATTTTTAAAGCCGTTTGATATTGAAGTAGTCGTTTTAGGGCGGGAAAACAACCTAAAGCAAATCAAAACAATTTCCGATAAAACAAAGGTACCTCTCGAAGTATTTGTTCACGGGGCACTTTGTGTATCTTACTCAGGACAATGCCTAACATCAGAAATGTGGGGTGGCCGTTCTGCCAACCGTGGAGAATGTGCACAAGCATGTCGTCTTCCCTATGATTTAATTGTTGATGGTGAAAGAAAAGAAATGGGGAACATTGCTTACGTATTATCACCAAAGGATCTAGCAGCGATTGAGCTAGTTCCTGAATTGATAGAGGCTGGAGTATCTTCGCTAAAAATTGAAGGCCGCATGAAGTCTCCTGAATATGTAGCAAACGTAGTAAGTAAGTACCGTAAAGCTGTTGATGAATATATATCTGGAAGAGACTATACACCTTCAAAAGAAGATTTACGAGAGCTTGAGCAAAGCTTTAGTCGTGGTTTTACGTACGGATTTTTAAAAGGAACAAATCATAAAACGTTATTGGACGGAACATTTCCAAAAAGCCGAGGTGTTTTATTAGGAACTGTTAAAAAGATTTTAAAAGATGCAGTCGTATGTGACATTCAAGCTCCGCTAAAAAGAGGAGATGGAATTGTTTTTGATGCAGGACGACCGGATCTAAAAGAAGAAGGCGGACGTATATATGATCTTCGTAAACAAGGTCGTAAGCTTGAAGGTGAAGTACAGGAAGGCGTAATTGAAATTGTCCCTGGACGTCATGATGTCAATTTAACGAAAGTTCATGTCGGTGATAAAATTTGGAAGACGAGTGATCAAGAATTAGAAAGACGCCTCCAGAAGACATTTGAAACAGAATTAGCATTTCGCGCCTTTCCTATCAAGGTGAGAGCAACAGGAAAAGCTGGTCAACCTTTAGTTACTCAATGGATCGATGAAGAAGCTGGTATTTCTGTAGCTGTTCAATCGAGCATAAACTTAGAAGAAGCTCAAAAACGTCCATTAACTAAAGACTTTTTATTAGAGCAATTTGGTCGACTTGGTGGAACCATCTATGAGTTAGCTGACCTTCAGTTGCAGGTTAGTGGCGATGTCATCGTACCTATGAAAGAATTGAATAAAATGCGACGTGATGCAGTAGAAATGCTTATAAGTAAAAGACTAGAACCAAGAAAATACACAAAGAACGAAAATGTCTCAGTTGCAAAGAAAAGAGTAGCAAAAGGCAAAGTTGGAACGCAACTAATTTCTTTATGCCGTTCGTTAGAGCAAATTGAAGCATCTTGTAAAACAGATGTAGACTATATTTATGCTGATTTTGAATTTACAAAAGATTATCCTCAAGCTGTAAAAGTGGCTCGTCACTATGGTAAACCGATTGCACTAGCAACACCGAGGGTGCATATGCCAGGTGAACAAGGAATTCTAAATCAAATCTTACGGGCTGAACCAGATGCAATTTTAGTAAGGAACCTTGGATCTGTACAATATTATCTTGAACAGAACATAGATTTACCATTAATCGGTGATTTCTCGCTTAATGTTGCGAACCATAAAGCTGCGGAAATGTTCTTAGAAAGAGGGTTAGAAAGAATTACTCCTTCTTACGATTTAAACATTCAGCAAATGGTTGACTTGCTAGGGGAAGGACCTGCGCATGAAATGGAAGTTGTAATTCATCAGCACTTACCGATGTACCACACAGAGCATTGTGTATATTGTACGTTTTTAAGTGAAGGTACTGACTATACAAATTGTGGAAGACCTTGTGAAGAACATCGAATTTCTTTAGAAGATCGTGTAGGCTTCTCGCATCCTGTTCGAGTAGATGTTGGTTGTCGAAATACAGTCTTTAATGCAATTGAACAATCGGGAGCAGAATATCTTTCTCATTTTCAAGATCTAGGCGTAGGACATTATCGTGTTGAATTCTTAGAGGAAGACGCTAAAAAAGTAACAGAAGTTCTTTCTTTATACCGAGAAGCTCTTCAAGGGAAACGTACTGGGACTAGTGTTTGGAAAAGCTTGAAAGCAACCAATCAATTAGGGGTAACAAGAGGTCAGTTGGTTAAATAA
- a CDS encoding DUF1992 domain-containing protein: MSRDWLGDMINRDEKLKGMGKPLSREVLEGNVLDRTIKNAGYVPQWIAIQQDVRDRLGKIILLLETPSETDQLNQEIAEINILVKKYNSLCPTPMQKMLISLDQAKSQIKSWE; the protein is encoded by the coding sequence ATGTCTAGAGACTGGCTAGGAGATATGATTAACAGGGATGAGAAGTTAAAAGGGATGGGAAAACCATTATCAAGAGAAGTTCTTGAGGGAAATGTTCTTGATCGAACAATAAAAAATGCCGGCTATGTCCCACAATGGATTGCGATTCAACAAGATGTCAGAGATCGTTTAGGCAAAATCATCCTTTTACTAGAAACCCCATCTGAAACAGATCAACTCAATCAAGAAATTGCTGAAATTAATATTCTCGTTAAAAAGTACAATTCACTTTGTCCAACGCCTATGCAAAAAATGCTAATCTCACTAGATCAAGCTAAATCACAAATAAAAAGCTGGGAATAA
- a CDS encoding DNA alkylation repair protein has product MTAYRCPSCKARSRFNIIDQVVTAVKMDANTGSYNPIDNLEPYHLRYTGPDKRVQCASCGLVEDENRFIKAALLQ; this is encoded by the coding sequence ATGACTGCTTATCGTTGTCCTTCTTGTAAAGCTAGAAGCAGGTTTAACATCATTGATCAAGTTGTTACTGCTGTGAAAATGGATGCGAACACTGGGAGTTACAATCCAATTGATAATCTTGAACCTTACCACTTACGATATACTGGCCCTGATAAAAGGGTACAATGTGCTAGCTGCGGACTCGTTGAAGATGAAAACCGTTTCATTAAAGCCGCATTGCTTCAATAA
- a CDS encoding NAD(P)H-binding protein yields MKTALLIGATGLVGKELLHKLLECDQYEKVITVTRRPIEVVNDKLEQLVINFDDLDKCRKLFEVDTVFCTLGTTMKKAKTKRNFVKVDFDYPVNAAKLALDRGASQFFIVTAMGANQHSPFFYNQVKGNVEAAIEQLGFPTLYIIRPSLLIGHRNEGRFGEDVGQFITKALPFLFKGPLQKYQPNEARSVASAMLNLSLKEQTGTFIVESELIEEYK; encoded by the coding sequence ATGAAAACTGCTTTATTAATTGGAGCTACAGGGTTAGTAGGTAAAGAATTATTACATAAGTTATTGGAATGTGATCAATATGAAAAAGTGATTACAGTTACCCGAAGACCAATAGAGGTAGTGAATGATAAGCTAGAGCAACTTGTAATTAATTTTGATGATTTAGATAAGTGTAGAAAACTTTTTGAAGTAGACACTGTATTCTGTACATTGGGTACTACAATGAAAAAGGCAAAAACGAAGCGGAATTTTGTCAAAGTTGATTTTGATTATCCTGTGAATGCTGCCAAATTAGCTTTGGACCGTGGCGCTTCCCAATTTTTTATCGTTACCGCCATGGGTGCTAATCAACATTCGCCGTTTTTTTACAATCAAGTCAAAGGAAATGTTGAAGCTGCCATTGAACAGCTAGGGTTTCCAACCCTCTATATTATTCGCCCTTCCCTGCTAATTGGTCATCGAAATGAGGGACGATTTGGTGAAGATGTTGGGCAGTTTATCACAAAAGCTTTACCTTTTCTATTTAAAGGACCATTGCAAAAATACCAGCCGAACGAAGCGCGTTCTGTAGCGAGTGCAATGCTCAATCTTTCTTTAAAAGAACAAACTGGTACATTTATTGTAGAATCAGAATTAATTGAAGAATACAAATAA
- a CDS encoding DUF6501 family protein: MIHEKWLNTPTIKSVKCVHTNAKKYTVSSALTVGKMYDVKNETEEFIFVIDNTGKVGAYYKDYFEL, translated from the coding sequence ATGATTCATGAGAAGTGGTTGAATACACCAACAATTAAGTCTGTTAAATGTGTACATACAAACGCTAAAAAATATACAGTGAGCTCTGCGTTAACTGTAGGGAAAATGTATGATGTGAAAAATGAAACTGAAGAGTTCATCTTTGTCATCGATAACACAGGAAAAGTTGGCGCTTATTACAAGGATTATTTTGAGCTGTAG
- a CDS encoding 4-oxalocrotonate tautomerase family protein, with protein sequence MPYVNIKVTRENGKGITIEEKKQLILGATKLLQDVLGKNPATTIVIIDEIETDNWGIAGQTVTERRKEGN encoded by the coding sequence ATGCCATATGTAAACATTAAAGTAACGCGGGAAAATGGGAAGGGGATTACCATTGAAGAAAAAAAACAACTCATTCTTGGGGCAACAAAACTGCTTCAAGACGTATTAGGGAAAAATCCAGCAACAACAATCGTCATCATTGATGAAATTGAAACAGATAATTGGGGTATCGCCGGACAAACCGTAACAGAAAGAAGAAAAGAAGGCAATTGA
- a CDS encoding ZIP family metal transporter, translating to MEQFIVASVLSALATGVGALPVLFFQKATHRWRDVLLAFTAGVMVAAATFELIPEAIEMSNIFLMSVGVLVGVLVLTMLERTIPHIDLSHNQKRINFDQKSMLIIAAITLHNLPEGLSVGVSYGSGVEGLGPVIAIAIGLQNAPEGLLIALFLVQQQVNKWKAFILATLTGAVEIVTAFIGYFLTAYVSGLVPFGLAFAAGSMLYIVYKEIIPESHGDGHALSATYAFVFGLLAMIFLTNIF from the coding sequence ATGGAACAATTTATAGTTGCCAGTGTATTATCCGCTTTAGCAACAGGTGTAGGTGCGTTACCTGTTTTGTTTTTTCAAAAGGCAACTCATCGTTGGCGCGATGTATTATTAGCTTTTACAGCAGGGGTAATGGTTGCAGCAGCAACGTTTGAGTTAATCCCTGAAGCAATCGAAATGTCAAATATATTCTTGATGTCAGTGGGTGTTTTAGTAGGTGTCTTAGTTTTAACCATGCTAGAGCGTACCATACCGCATATCGATTTGAGTCACAATCAGAAAAGGATTAATTTTGATCAAAAGTCGATGTTAATTATTGCTGCTATAACTTTGCATAACTTACCAGAAGGTTTATCAGTAGGTGTGAGTTATGGGAGTGGGGTTGAGGGGTTAGGTCCAGTAATTGCAATAGCGATCGGCTTGCAAAACGCGCCAGAAGGACTTCTCATCGCTTTGTTTTTAGTGCAGCAGCAAGTGAACAAATGGAAAGCATTTATTCTTGCGACTTTAACTGGTGCTGTTGAAATTGTGACCGCGTTTATTGGTTATTTTTTAACTGCTTATGTGTCTGGCCTAGTCCCATTCGGATTAGCGTTTGCAGCAGGATCAATGCTTTACATCGTGTACAAAGAAATCATTCCAGAAAGTCACGGTGATGGGCATGCGTTAAGTGCGACATACGCATTTGTCTTTGGATTACTAGCGATGATTTTTCTAACGAATATTTTTTAA
- a CDS encoding GNAT family N-acetyltransferase: MESITFEEIREDTLYIALELVNSNLAYNVLEHNKETRTLEELKEELLNDQTKSMFIKLDETYIGLIDYLMKNPKDNFPWIGLFLIHSDYQGYGFGSGAYFRFENEILKPETKIVRIGILKENKIAKGFWESQGYQYDQTIVTEQDKVVFCYQKSLV; the protein is encoded by the coding sequence ATGGAATCTATAACATTTGAAGAAATTCGCGAAGATACATTATATATCGCCCTCGAGTTGGTCAATTCGAATTTAGCATATAATGTATTAGAACATAACAAAGAAACGAGAACCCTTGAAGAGCTCAAGGAAGAATTACTAAATGATCAAACGAAAAGCATGTTTATAAAACTTGATGAAACTTACATCGGACTGATTGATTATCTGATGAAAAATCCAAAAGACAATTTTCCTTGGATCGGCTTATTTCTTATCCATAGTGATTATCAGGGGTATGGTTTTGGGAGCGGCGCCTATTTTCGCTTTGAAAATGAGATTTTAAAACCAGAGACGAAGATTGTTCGGATAGGAATTCTGAAAGAAAATAAAATAGCGAAAGGTTTCTGGGAGTCACAAGGTTATCAATACGATCAAACCATTGTTACTGAACAGGATAAAGTCGTTTTCTGTTATCAAAAAAGCCTTGTGTGA